The Culex quinquefasciatus strain JHB chromosome 2, VPISU_Cqui_1.0_pri_paternal, whole genome shotgun sequence genome contains the following window.
aactttttcttttttggatatctaggggaacagcatctaattccagcgtgcctctaatgttggcaggtcagaactttgacatttatTTAAAGCTGAttacactggaacgcccaacgcatgtcaaacttacacggacgcccaagcctcccaaaaaaggtggaacggtaacttcaactcgctggttctcgggcattactcaaccaattgggacgattcttgtttccagtgatttgttaggatgtttagatgattctagatttgtgcagaacttaatttgatcaaatctgtaatttttgcgaccaaaaacatcgttccaccttttttaaaacaactgcctccgcggaatttttggcgaatttttttacacgcgaaaaaaaagtgggaacgatgttttcgatcgcaaaaattacagatttgatcaaattaagttctgcaaagttctagaatcatttagacatcctaacaaatcactgaaaagaagaatcatcttgattggttgagttatgcccgagaaccattgagttgaaattaccgttccaactttttcggAGCCTTTgacgttggaatgttaaaagcgttttcaactgaaatcgagtgataatttaaatagctcaaaaagaagtgagcaagcaagtttctatcaaaagttttgcaaaattagttgtttaaatagtgaaaatcatcaaattggatggagttaggagcgagtgcttaacctgccaaacatacaagaatttcccctatataaTTTTAGGGGCTGCTAAATTTACTGAAGCTGAAATTAATGTGgcgcagaatatttttttattttaatacttCACATTCTGTTACCATGGTTATTCACATTCTTGGCAGTGTTGcactttttatttattcttgAAGGGTTATAAAAATTCCGACTTGAAAGAAATAAATTTAcgcaaaaatcgaaaattattttaaagagaCCCGTACGGAAGAAGCttgtaacattttttgtgttgttttacgatttctattttgttgttttctgttttttgtcTGCTgtctttggtttttttttttgttttacgttgttttgattttttatgttttttggtttgtatgttttgttttctgtgtttttttctgtttagtttttttttgtgctttgatttttttttgttttctgtttttgatttttatgctttatgtttttttttgtttgtatattttgtttttgtattagattttttcttgtaaaacaaaatctgaatacatataaatttaaaaaaaaacttttttttgtcgtgattcgattacccgaagtttcgattatccgaagtcttgactgtattttttgtgtgttttgatttttttgtttgtttttgttctgtttgttattttctgtttttttttttttgttattttgttttctgtgttttgttctttttgtttcctgttttgtttttaattttatgttttgatttttgtttgctGTTTCCTGTTTTATGTTccaagttttttgttttgttctttgGTTTTTGTAGTTTTCTctcttttttgtatttattttgttttgttttttagttcgatattttttgtttgcttttattttttttttgtgttgttttattttttactttgtttttttttttggttttctgtTTTTGgtcttttgatttgttttgtggtgtaagttttttgatttctgtttttgttttttttttttttttttgttgtttgctgttttatgttttgttttattgtttatctttgtttgatttttgctttttttgttttctgttctctgATTGttgatttaagttttttgttttctttttttggttgtttgttttgatttttgatcatcttcattaaatgatttgaagattttgaaaataattttaatttttctgttttaaaaagatttttagatttaattatttaaaagagATAAAAAATATTCGTTTCGTTTATATTCTCATAAAATTTCCCCCCAACAACAATCATTTCTAAGGAATAGGCCATCCTGGCGAATGTATTTCTGAGAAATAGTATTCAGGAAAATGGTCTCTTCtggagaatgatttttttttaaagcactgAGCCGTTTGAAAGCagcaaattagattttaaaatgcattcccctgcattaagaataattttagcgtgtttgggtttattgaaaaatttcgaaaactttgcggattttattttttatagggTGAACACTCAAGTCAGAAAaagtcgtgtgtgtgtgtgtgtgtgtgtgtgtgtgtgtgtgtgtgtgtgtgtgtgtgtgtgtgtgcaaccaaccaaacgggaccacgcggtcgcttcttacaaattgagttgtttccatgtatttttagatctacattctatacatgcaaataactcgcataggcatttggaaggttttagctctgccgagcttcggtgacccatttctacgctggctagccgagcgcgaggtacttcagctttatcgacaagccccgccctgaagaacgtttggaccaataggattcaaacgttatttagaacttccgaacccttgtcaaatagacaaggacccagcgcgtatatagttgatggtggtaacagtattcctaattccagtcatagctcaccaagtcgcgatggcctagtggttagcatttttgcttaccaatccaaaggacgagggatcgaaccccgactcgagcgactttgatttttcgttcatgttcagagtttcaagatttatatttcctatactttctcgttgggagcagatggggatcgaacccaggatcattcgcttacaaagcgaacaccgtgaccagtcagccacggccgctccttaagTCAGAAAAAGTCGGGTATTCTCAAAAATCcccaaaaaatctagaaaaagtcggaaatttttctcaaatagtcgGGAATcctaaatatatatattttttttaatattttctaaatcttgaaaattattttagtattttgtacaattttaaatttacattcactCAACTCTTCCATAAGAACTTacattaaatttaaggttccttCCACTATTTCAATCTATTTGAGAATGAAGTGGTTATTTAAGACATTTAAATTCCTGGTAAATATTGGACGGATTTGACACAGAAAATTCATGATATGAAACAAGagactgttattattttatcaaacAAGAGGTAACATCTATCTTAAaacaaagttaatgaaaaactcattaaaaaatagagcctaatttTAACGATTGTGACCAGcgtaaagttatgattttgtttcattttgtcacattgaTTGaatgtctgaaaaaaaaatttacaaaacgtagcaaatgtttttaattgtttaactgtttttttttaaatttaaagttatttccaatatttttattttacaaatattttcattgagcTTTCTGTGAGCATGGGTAAATTACTAtaaataaagcttgattttagcCATCGGAAAACATAAATATCGAACAAAATCCAAACGTTGTTCGTTTTGAATATTGAgattttgcagcgcgactgtgtttcaaatgtaggtggcgccaaaatggtgttacttgccaaaaatcgtattcctttctgctggattgaagaacaaaatcgcttatttctcatgattccctgcatcaatcttaatgaaactagttgcaaaagacgagaaaatttttttgctttaaaataatgaacatcatttttgggcgcgcaaaaatttgtgaactttttctttaaaaaacatgttgtggaacacgaaaaaatgagtttccccgtaaatatcaaagaaataaacagttatataaatgataacagatgtgttaacgtatattcaacaattttcattgatttttgacagactttcttgccaaatagtccaaattactatctttttctaaatttccagttttctcatagaaaaatcaaacaaatattggaaagttatacaccaaattgttggaaatattttttctcatccgaatccgacataagttcaataaaaatgttgattttgaaggttaaaacacattttttcgaaaaatcataggtttacgctatttgttcataggtgacggcatgtgtcttttagctttgctgcaaattctctataaaaaatggaaataagttattttcgttttgaaaacatgaaaaaataattgagatcacaaaaaaatattcatgttatttttatttaagttattgcaaatatgtttttgcaattccgtcgtaaaactacttacttttcctgtcattcttgaacgatgaaatagcctacttttctgtaccaaaaataacagaatcgaatagcaacacttttcaaaataaatgctgaaaagttctacttttcagcactcaaatgggtgctgaaaagttgaacttttcatcacttgttttgaaaagtaacacttttcaacatttttttgatttaaacgatttattgacaaaatacatgaaaatttgacatcaaatttcactcagtgtgtgtttttggaattgcaaaaatgttgtatggaactcgttgcaaaacttgattttttcagcactcttcgtatttatccaactcggtgaacctcgttggataaatgtacgactcgtgctgaaaaaatcctctttttgcaacatgttgcataaactactatttaacaATTTGTCACTTTTAGCATTTCCTATTAAATAAGTGGTGAAACATGAAAACTTACCAAACTGAAttcttcattgaaaaaaaataaaacattgattaaaaaatccaatAGAAAAATTCACAACATTAAAAGCGGAACTTTGTAAAATCATGTTCAACCAACTGAATAATTAAGTTTctgttttttacacaaaaaaatgtcaatagtTTGATTTGCTATACCTAATTCATATAGATATTTTTTCGATGGTTGGTATTGACTTTTTTATAAAGAGTTTtttgtttcaagtcatttcaagataggaaatgcctattatttgagtttctggaaaagtcgggaaaaaatcGGGGATtttaaaatgggatttgagtggtcaccctgtactagataagttttttttgcttgctcaaAATTGCCGTTTTCTGAGACGTTCCTCAACCTTACCTTACAAATGGACGTCTCTTCAAAGGCCTTCGCATCGATATGCCGCAGCTTGGGACAGTTTGAGATCCGAATCTCAACGCAGTCCTGCTCCTTTTCCGACTCAGCTcccactaaaaaaaaaatagtatttttgttatttgtggATTAATTTATtcagtaaacaaaaattacccagCTTCCAAAAGCTAAACGCATCCAAATCGGTCAGCTCCGGCATAGAATTCAGCGACAGCAAACTCAGCGGTACTTCCGTCTCGAAGAACACCTTCTGCATGGGATTACCATCGAGCACCAACGTGCGCAACTGTTTGCCCAAGTTGCGCGGAACGTCCGTCAACGCGTTGAACGACAAATCCAGTTCGGTCACCTCGGGGAATGAATCTCCGGCAAATGTGTCCAATCGATTGTTGCTGGCGTTCAGGATGATCACGGAAACTTGCTGGCCGGTGCTCAAATCGGTTATGGCGTTGTTCTGAATCTCCAGGATTCTGaggttttgggaaattttgtcAAATGGCCACCGTTCCATGCCGTTCCCGGCGACGTTGACCATCGTCAGGGCTTCCGGAAGGACCAGATTAGCCTCCAGATTGGTCACGTGATTGTACGACAGATCTAGCCGTTCCAACAGCTTCAACCCCTCAAACGCCTGAGGATCAATGTGTTGAATTTCGTTGTAAGCCAGATAGAGCGCTTCCAGCCGTTCCAACGAGGCAAACGTGGTCGCCGAAACGACGGTCAGCTTGTTCCGGTTGAGATTGAGCACTTGCCAGCGCGTGGGTCGATCGCCGCTGTCCCAGTTGTAGATATCGCACGCCTCTAGCCGGACGAGGCTTACGGACTCCAGGGCGCGCACCAGCTGATGCGAGACGGCCTTTAGCTTGTTGTGCGATAAGTCGATCGACTCGAGTGCTTGGAAGTGCGCGCGTTCTAGCGCCGTTACCGCGGTTAGGGAGTTGTTGGAGAGATCCAGCTTCAGGAGGGTGTTGGGAGCGGTGAAGAAGTCTGAAAGATaagtttctttaattttgaaaaaaaaatgttagttaaCGCTAACGTTACCTTTATCGAGTGAAGCAAGGGCATTGTTGGTAATGGAGAGGACTTCCAAGTTCTTGAAGTTGTCGAAAGGTTCCGTGAGGAGAGATTTGATCGAGTCGTTCTCGAAATGCAGCTCGATCAAGCTGGTGCTGGTAGGAAGTCTGGAAAAgcgatttgaatgttttttttttgttaatgcaGTTATTAGTacaggtgggtctcgtggcgcaggggtagcggcttcggctgccgatcccgatgatgctatgagacgcgggttcgattcccgccttatccactgagcttctatcggatggtgaagtaaaaagtcggtcccggtttctcctgtctcgtcagaggcgctggagcagaaatcccacgttagaggaaggccatgccccggggggcgtagtgccaatagtttcattTATTAGTACAGTTGTAGTATAATAAGTGcagttgaaaattaatttttaactgtTAGTAAAAATTGTATATCAGGCAGGGCTTGTGAACATTCGAAATTTCTAGTGAAAGGTGACTGACTGGCGCTCCGCCTTTACTTTGTCAACCTGACTTTGATATTCATCTCGCGCAGAGCTCGTTCGTTTGCATTGAACTGAAATTCGGATCACCGTCCCCTTAACtgcattcaaatgattgctgtcaGTGTCACCACGCAACACCGCACAAAGAGCATGAAAGAGAGAAAAACGAAAGGAGAAAAAGCATGTGCCTTCGTGTCGAGCTCGGCATTCGTTCGTTTCAGCTTCGTGTGCATTCACTGACGGTCACGTCTTGATAAAGATCAGACAGGAGCGCGTTCAACATTCAACGACTAGCTCTTTCAAAtgtcgttgtcttatttttgtttgtaaagcTTAAGATGATGATTGTAAAGCTTAAACTAGTTTGAAAtgatctagatttttttaatccaggatggcggccaaaatggcgaaaaaaatcaatttttcatttaaaaaaaatggggtcgcagaactcgaatttgatgttgaaaacaagaaaattaaaaaaatgcgaaaaaaatgtCATGATTCGAATATCCCAAGTccaatacaaaccttcggataatcgaacttggGACAATCGAAActttgaataatcgagtctggactgtaatgttAAATGAATGTTAAAGTTCGACCAAAAGGAAACTCAAAtttaagattcaaaaatttaaaaatcctctaaaattttattttttctgccaTCTTAGATATAGAATATAAATGACTTTCAAGAATTTCTGAAGCCATATTTTATCGATAGAGacccaaaaaagaaaaaaatattgccaaTTTTGCACCTAATTCGTCGCACAGCCAGAAAATATTCACACCTCAAATATGCACACATCAGAATGCACACCACCTCTCCACCCCGCTTGCCTACTGTGGTGAGTGTCCAGGATAAAAGCTATCATCGATTTGAAGCAGAGCTTTGGGGTTTtagacagttttttttctgctgtagtttgaggtgtgcacaTCCACAACTTGCTCGATTGTCTGAAAATCTTTGTAATCCGCAATAAAAGTTGTGTAATTCTATTAttcgcagatttttttaattttttgcaaaaaaaaatgtcttaaatttttttgaatttaagatttctggagtttttttaaaaaggtccaatataccaaatttccagtttttgctttttgggtgtttttgaaaccgcctagagtcaggggtattaaaaaacactcaaaaagcaaaaactgaaaatttggtttattggaccttttaaaaaaaactccagattttttgaacgattgaatttttaaattgttgaattttttaaattgtggatctcttaatttcaaattatttttttaagatttcgaacttttttccatttttcaattttgcctttcttactaaagaaaggtataggttttactttaaggctggacgccATTTTCATCTCggtaaataagacgatacagcatgaattttaatccgaaaaatcgtcaaaaaatcacactgcatcgattttcgtcgcccagtcgacaagttgtcaagttgagcttcgaatactggcgcgagaatgctggcgcatatgtttcggctcgacttatactcgttcgtagtagcttgtctaccgatgtttccttcagtttttgcataactgtccaatgtttatgcaaaaacttttgtgacataggacattcatccgggtacaaacaatttgtttcccttgtgctcctaaaatcgcctttaagtaggcttcattttgtcgtgatttcgtaagtttatttaacagagttcattggattccaacaGGAGCTTTCTatgcttctaagctttatatcgttttcaaagttttcaatgctcgcgacgccaatggctatctacctaaggtattgcgattgagtgtgtagtggtgcggttgtaaaaatatttacctctgactctctcactttcgtagacgctgaatggcaagcttcctaCTGTGCGGTtgactcggttttgctttgcgcctgctttgttcggtttttgggctcgtaccaaaactagaaaaccaaaaccgcggtgtgtgtcgtcacttgcgcattggaagctagCGATGctagcgtttgtcataaacgcttgtttgattaagaatttgtacgattaaaaataatctattggtgaaaattgcgttttcaatttcttttagaaaacacatcattaataataccttgcttacatcataagattttttgtattaagtcgatgttgtgaattgaaagaagttatattctttagtaagaaaggctctatctcacccctggtgggattaaatcgggtttttaaaatcttgaataaaatatttttttgttcttgattcgattatccgaagtcgtATACAAGTCGGAATTACGTAATAccgagacttcggataatcaagtctggactgtatctgaaaatttgcatgggaagaattttttttctgagttttaatttgttttcttacttttaacatcaaattagtgttctgcgaccccattttagtcaaatgtgAATGGTTAATTGCctattaaatcaaaacaaaatatttctaaaataatttattaccgccatgggaccatccacaaaccacgtggacacttttttttggaaatctcaacggaatacaggccaccggaagatccgaATGTTAGGAAAAATTACCAGATTTATCCAATTGTTAACTGATACGCTTTCTTCTAATATAAAAAAGTCATGCAAAACAATCTTAGAATAATATGAAATACCATAGGACTcattggaaccggttccaccaatctccggtggccacatccggaacccGTGGTGGGAAACAGCATAAACTAGTTGTGcaacgtatcaaacttcttgattttggatgggGACATGAGTTATACActcctttttttaaaacatgaagtttgatatgtcgcaagagtggtttcaggaatttgccaaatatgatcttcggatgtggccaccggagaacctgggaaCCAGTCAAGGAGGCAAAAATACAACTTTAAACTACTctccatccaaaatcaagaagtttgatacgtcgcacgaCTAGTTTATGCTGTTTCCCACTGCGGTTCCGAATttggccaccggagatcggtggaaccggttccgatgagtcctatggtatttaattttattctaaGATTGTTTTGTATGACTATTTATAGTAAAAGAAAGcgtatcagttcacaattggataaaTCTGGTACTTATTCCTAAAatccggtggcctgtactccggccaccggtcAATGCAGTGGGATTTTTCATCGGAatattgttcctggtgcaaaaactAAGCTTAtggtgtatagcaatcgatggtttgcgcgaaatcatgttgcggcAATTTTTTGGGCCCTTTTATCCCACTgtgcgatggtttgacaccaactgttgtcaaacgaacgggttgatacccctttttacacggaggtcacacacactatcaaatttttgttttgatagtgtgcgtgagggccatgtaaaaagtgacagttcttcacttttagtttgactttgaccaaccaacggggttcaAATtagaaagtgtcaaacgaaaaagtgacctaCCACCAAGTTTCAcgaaataagttgtttaaatagtgaacataatcaaattggatggagttgggAGCGAGTGTTTAACCTGGTCAATATGCGAGAATTTCGgtgattgttgtttttttttgccgcaaaataaaatgattattgttATGGCTTTTCCCTCTGTTTTACTTCATCGTGAgcaaaaaaccaagtctgttcttttaattttaggcatttcaagattctgcttttgagcaattctctaccaaaaccggatatggattttatttgtattttttgattaggctcaaactttgtgggggccttccctatgaccaaatatactattttgtgtcattggttcacccatacaagtctccatacaattttggcagctgtccataccaaaatggtatgtaaatattcaaacagctgtaacttttgagtgaattttctgatcaatttggtgtcttcggcaaagttgtaggtattgttgaggacttttgagaaaaaataggtacacggaaaaaaaattgcagatttttttatcaacttttttttcactaaaactcaatttcccaaaatacgtattttttgattttcgagactttttgatatgttttaggggacaaaaatccgcaacttttgagccatagagcaAGGTCAAAAAATcggccgccaagttatgaatttttgaaaaaatagtgatttttggaaaaaaaaatcgaagttttatgcaaaaacaagtttgacattactttttaatgcaaaattgaatttgcaatcgaaaagtaatttacatattttttgatatgtattttcaagatatagccaccgaaagtttgattttagcgaaacatttgcagtttttcgatttttaaaaatagtgaccatgagtgaccatctctaaaaatattttttttgaaaagttcagaaaatttgctataaaattgtctaagagacattgaagattggacctggttgctgaaatacagcggcttaaagaaaaagaaacacgaaaattgaagttttgtaagtctcacccaatcagcccaccattttctaatgactatatctcagcaattaatggtccgattttcaatgttaatacatgaaacattcgtgaaatttcccgatcttttcgaaaaaaatattttgaaaacttttaaatcaagactagcatttaaaatgggcgtaatattcaatatttggcccttttaaaatgttagtcttgatttaaaaatatttttagaaatggtcactcatggtctcatggtgtaaagtacttttcgtttgcaaattcaattttgcattaaaaagtaatgtcaaatttgtgtttgcatgaaacttaaattttttccaaaaatcactattttttcaaaaattcataactcggcggcagattttttgaccatgtttctctatggctcaaaagttgcggatttttgtcctctaaaacatatcaaaaaatctcgaaaataaaaaaaatacgtattttgggaaatttagttttagtaaaaaaaatgttgataaaaaaacctgcaattttttttccgtgtacctatttttctcaaaagtcctcaacaatacctacaactttgccgaagacaccaaattgatcagaaaattcactcaaaaattacagctgtttgaatatttacataccatttttgtatggacagctgtcaaaattgtatggagacttgtatgggtgaaccaatgacacaaaatagcatatttggtcagagggaaggcccccacaaagtttgagccaaatcaaaaaatacaaaaaataaaaatgatcgaa
Protein-coding sequences here:
- the LOC6043466 gene encoding protein artichoke, whose protein sequence is MNRLSARTTRRPCVAARTVWSWQPFAMHLFRIFALLIAVLVTTSARAEVLPVVEVCSVCRCLEDVEESTVAVECLGESLRHDQQRNNHRLDLRGIVWPVAKDRNGTLKVRAYFADLELHYLPKLPTSTSLIELHFENDSIKSLLTEPFDNFKNLEVLSITNNALASLDKDFFTAPNTLLKLDLSNNSLTAVTALERAHFQALESIDLSHNKLKAVSHQLVRALESVSLVRLEACDIYNWDSGDRPTRWQVLNLNRNKLTVVSATTFASLERLEALYLAYNEIQHIDPQAFEGLKLLERLDLSYNHVTNLEANLVLPEALTMVNVAGNGMERWPFDKISQNLRILEIQNNAITDLSTGQQVSVIILNASNNRLDTFAGDSFPEVTELDLSFNALTDVPRNLGKQLRTLVLDGNPMQKVFFETEVPLSLLSLNSMPELTDLDAFSFWKLVGAESEKEQDCVEIRISNCPKLRHIDAKAFEETSICKLDLSYNQLTSIPQTLVNWDDLHGGINLQGNPLNCDCTEQWLVDVILPKLYDQEDLQYLLDDLRCASPANRAGKRLVKYLNHRDAFCGGGGSSSGGPRMERLQMESGSRRPSAAIAVDSSDEIAQAGFLSRIICSVDDPDCLHAHEGHGLVALGVIVAVTLILAITMVVILVVRRLRPNPPVSSDGVWLMRSKY